Proteins encoded within one genomic window of Salipaludibacillus agaradhaerens:
- the pyrE gene encoding orotate phosphoribosyltransferase → MLANEAAKLLLDVGAVSLQPEKPFTWSSGLKSPIYCDNRLLMSFPEERKRMMDMMASYVTETFGPVEVLAGTATAGIPHAAWIADRLHLPMVYVRSSSKGHGKQNRIEGVLSPKQKVVVIEDLISTGGSSIEAANAVKEAGGEVIGICSIFTYGLPVAEQSAETSGYRLASLTNYQSLLATALSLKHITEEELEQLKTWRHDPKAWSESRR, encoded by the coding sequence ATGTTAGCGAATGAAGCAGCAAAACTATTATTAGATGTTGGAGCGGTCTCTCTTCAACCTGAGAAACCATTTACATGGAGTTCAGGCTTGAAGTCACCTATTTATTGTGATAATAGGCTTTTGATGTCCTTTCCAGAAGAAAGAAAGCGCATGATGGACATGATGGCTTCATACGTAACGGAGACGTTTGGGCCAGTGGAGGTACTTGCTGGTACTGCTACTGCCGGTATTCCTCATGCTGCTTGGATAGCAGACCGGCTTCACTTACCGATGGTCTATGTGCGTTCATCATCGAAAGGACACGGTAAACAAAATCGCATTGAGGGTGTATTGTCACCTAAACAAAAGGTGGTAGTCATCGAAGACCTAATTTCTACAGGGGGTTCATCGATAGAAGCGGCTAATGCTGTGAAAGAAGCTGGGGGCGAGGTTATCGGTATTTGTTCTATTTTTACATATGGATTGCCTGTAGCTGAACAATCTGCAGAAACTTCCGGCTATCGTCTTGCATCCCTCACTAATTATCAATCATTGCTGGCGACGGCACTTTCATTGAAGCATATTACTGAAGAAGAGCTTGAACAGTTGAAAACATGGCGACACGACCCTAAAGCATGGTCTGAAAGTCGCCGATAG
- a CDS encoding dihydroorotate dehydrogenase — protein MTGLNVQLPGLTLKNPVMPASGCFGFGQEYSQFYDLNELGAITVKAVTVEPRRGNPTPRVAETDGGMLNAIGLQNPGLNHIMNHELPWLEAYDIPVIVNVAGNTIEDYMAVTKRVSQAKNVSAVELNISCPNVKIGGIQFGSDPNIAAELTRKVVAVSKVPVYVKLSPNVADIVSMAKAVEAAGADGLSMINTLVGMKIDVKTGKPVIANKTGGLSGPAIKPVAIRMIYQVSQAVSIPIIGMGGIQTADDILEFLMAGASAVAVGTANFIDPYACPKLIKSLTQRMEELNICDVTDIIGRSWKTCNSIPS, from the coding sequence ATGACGGGATTAAACGTGCAACTTCCAGGCCTAACACTTAAAAACCCTGTTATGCCAGCATCAGGATGCTTTGGCTTCGGTCAAGAGTACAGTCAGTTTTATGATCTAAATGAACTTGGAGCTATTACGGTCAAGGCGGTGACAGTGGAACCACGAAGAGGGAACCCAACTCCAAGAGTGGCGGAAACTGATGGTGGTATGTTAAATGCGATCGGGCTACAAAATCCAGGATTAAACCATATAATGAATCATGAATTACCATGGTTAGAAGCTTATGATATACCAGTTATCGTCAATGTAGCTGGAAATACGATCGAGGATTACATGGCGGTTACTAAGCGGGTATCCCAGGCTAAAAATGTGTCAGCTGTTGAGTTAAATATTTCATGTCCTAATGTGAAAATTGGTGGGATACAATTTGGCAGTGACCCAAACATAGCAGCTGAATTAACGAGAAAAGTAGTGGCTGTGTCAAAAGTGCCTGTTTATGTGAAGTTGTCACCGAATGTGGCAGATATCGTCAGTATGGCGAAGGCAGTGGAAGCAGCTGGTGCCGATGGGCTCAGTATGATTAATACGCTCGTAGGCATGAAAATTGATGTGAAAACAGGAAAGCCTGTCATCGCCAACAAGACTGGTGGATTATCAGGGCCAGCTATTAAACCAGTTGCTATCCGTATGATTTATCAAGTCAGTCAGGCAGTTTCAATCCCCATCATTGGGATGGGAGGGATTCAGACGGCAGATGATATTCTAGAATTTCTCATGGCAGGAGCTAGCGCTGTCGCGGTTGGAACAGCCAATTTTATTGATCCTTATGCTTGTCCAAAGTTAATTAAGTCTCTTACACAACGTATGGAAGAGTTAAACATATGTGATGTAACGGATATCATCGGAAGGAGTTGGAAGACATGCAACAGTATCCCCTCATAG
- a CDS encoding ABC transporter ATP-binding protein yields MSEQEKKHDNKVDDTEAKTLSRFHYSMDQAIEKPFNWKQMSRLLDYMKPYSKNLLPVAVIGMLLSTAVRLLVPILIGSYALDHIIETGNISFLSIMVLIIAGMYVISWVGNIVRIKYMNKLGQYVIFDLRKTLFNHIQHLSHRFFDQRSAGSILVRITNDVNSLQDLFTNGVINLLMDIVMLIGIVVMLFIISPELTLAILVVLPLMFFISTKLRRNIRRSWQDVRIKQSMINSHLNESIQGIRVTQSYTQEKENIAFFNHMNEENFAAWRNATQKSAMFRPFVEMSGAIGTAILLSYGVFLIQGQTLSVGEFFAFSLYIGMFWEPISRLGQVYNQLLVGMASSERIFEFLDEQPSVPEKQDAKRLKNITGHIEFKNVEFAYNSDRKALNNINLEMKAGQTVALVGHTGSGKSTIVNLISRFYDPTKGQVLLDGEDLRNVKLDSLREKVSIVLQDTFIFSGTIMENIRFGRPHATDEEVKKAATVVGANKFIEQLNQGYETEVEERGNVLSVGERQLISFARALLADPQILILDEATASIDTETEQLIQQALQRLLHGRTAIMIAHRLSTIREADNIIVLERGNILEQGNHEQLMAQQGEYYNLVKSQFKVLNTG; encoded by the coding sequence ATGTCTGAACAAGAGAAAAAACATGATAATAAAGTCGATGACACAGAAGCAAAGACTTTAAGTAGATTTCATTATTCAATGGATCAAGCTATAGAAAAGCCTTTTAACTGGAAACAGATGTCTCGACTTCTCGATTATATGAAGCCATACTCGAAAAACTTGCTGCCTGTTGCTGTTATAGGGATGCTCCTCTCCACAGCTGTTCGCTTGTTAGTCCCAATTTTGATTGGTAGCTATGCCCTTGACCATATTATTGAAACAGGAAATATATCATTTTTGTCTATTATGGTTTTAATCATCGCCGGTATGTATGTTATTTCATGGGTGGGGAATATAGTAAGGATTAAGTATATGAATAAACTAGGACAATATGTCATTTTTGATTTAAGGAAAACGTTGTTTAATCATATCCAACATTTATCTCACCGTTTTTTTGATCAACGTTCTGCAGGTTCCATCCTTGTTAGAATTACGAACGATGTTAACAGCCTTCAAGATCTATTTACAAATGGTGTGATTAATTTATTAATGGATATCGTGATGCTCATAGGTATTGTTGTCATGTTATTTATTATTAGTCCAGAATTGACACTAGCTATTTTAGTTGTTTTACCTCTTATGTTCTTCATTTCAACAAAGCTTAGACGGAATATTAGACGGTCATGGCAAGATGTACGGATTAAGCAATCAATGATCAATTCCCACTTAAACGAGAGTATACAAGGTATTCGTGTGACGCAATCATATACCCAGGAGAAAGAAAATATTGCTTTTTTTAATCACATGAATGAAGAGAATTTTGCTGCTTGGCGGAACGCTACGCAAAAAAGTGCCATGTTTCGTCCATTTGTAGAAATGAGTGGGGCGATTGGTACGGCGATTTTACTTTCTTATGGTGTCTTTTTAATTCAAGGTCAGACGTTGTCTGTTGGGGAATTTTTCGCTTTTTCACTTTACATTGGCATGTTTTGGGAACCCATTTCGAGATTGGGGCAAGTTTATAATCAATTACTTGTTGGAATGGCTTCGTCAGAACGAATTTTTGAGTTCCTTGATGAGCAACCGTCAGTTCCGGAGAAGCAGGATGCAAAACGTTTGAAAAATATCACAGGACACATTGAATTTAAAAACGTAGAATTTGCCTATAACAGTGATCGCAAAGCATTAAATAATATTAACCTTGAAATGAAGGCCGGTCAAACAGTCGCTTTAGTAGGTCATACTGGGAGTGGTAAATCAACTATTGTTAATTTAATCAGCCGTTTTTATGATCCGACTAAAGGGCAAGTGTTATTAGATGGTGAAGATTTACGCAATGTCAAACTTGACAGCTTGCGTGAAAAAGTAAGTATTGTCCTCCAGGATACATTCATATTTTCTGGTACAATCATGGAAAATATCCGGTTTGGACGACCTCATGCAACAGATGAAGAGGTAAAGAAAGCCGCTACTGTTGTTGGCGCAAATAAATTTATTGAACAATTAAATCAAGGTTATGAAACAGAAGTGGAAGAGCGAGGGAATGTTTTATCTGTTGGCGAACGGCAACTTATTTCTTTTGCTAGAGCTTTGCTGGCAGATCCCCAAATTTTAATTCTTGATGAAGCGACAGCATCGATAGATACAGAGACAGAGCAATTAATACAACAAGCGTTGCAACGTTTGTTACATGGACGTACTGCCATTATGATTGCTCATAGGTTATCGACCATTCGAGAAGCTGATAATATTATTGTTTTAGAGCGCGGTAACATTTTGGAACAAGGGAATCATGAGCAGTTAATGGCTCAACAAGGTGAATATTACAATCTTGTAAAATCACAATTTAAAGTTTTAAATACTGGATGA
- the carB gene encoding carbamoyl-phosphate synthase large subunit: MPKRTDIHKILVIGSGPIIIGQAAEFDYAGTQACHALKEEGYEVILINSNPATIMTDESTADRVYIEPLTLEFVSRIIRQERPDGLLATLGGQTGLNMAMELHESGILEEYDVEVLGTNLKAIREAEDREEFRSLMNRLNEPVPESDIIHSVEEAQSFVQRIGYPVIVRPAYTLGGTGGGLVYDHEDLLEIVSGGLAASPVHQCLIEKSIAGFKEVEYEVMRDGNDQAIVVCNMENVDPVGIHTGDSIVVAPSQTLTDREYQILRNSSLKIIRALGIEGGCNVQCALDPHSENYYIIEVNPRVSRSSALASKATGYPIAKLSAKIAVGYQLDECINPITKTTYASFEPALDYVVTKIPRWPFDKFDAANRTLGTQMKATGEVMAIGRTFPESLLKAIRSTEMDLTHLAHVKKKGLNKETIIPRLQKADDERILDVAEAFRLGFSLEEIHDLTQIDRYFLYHIEKIIDLEREIASTELTEEAVYKAKRAGFSNEIVADLAGMTLNELEEFLRRASIRPVFKMVDTCAAEFASATPYYYSTYEEEQESIVTKKPSILVLGSGPIRIGQGIEFDYATVHTVKAIQEAGYEAIIINNNPETVSTDFEVSDKLYFEPLTSEDVMHVINHEKPKGVIVQFGGQTALNLTASLEERGVNILGTSLENMDAAEDRDKFEQKLGALDIPQPLGKTATSVEKAISIADSIGYPVLVRPSYVLGGRAMEIVYNDQDLLRYMERAVKVNEKHPVLIDRYLTGKEIEVDAISDGETVVVPGVMEHIERAGVHSGDSIAVYPTQNISAEIKQQIVDYTIRLAKGFQIKGLMNIQFVIHHDKVYVLEVNPRSSRTVPFLSKITEINMANLATKAILGKSLKEQGFETGVLPEPDLVSVKVPVFSFAKLRSVDITLGPEMKSTGEVMGRDYTLEKALYKGLVASGMKIPAHGSVLFTLADKDKEEAMVLARRFHRIGYHLLATAGTAERIREEGIPVTVVAKIGEGSPDMLDVINEGKAQFIVNTLTKGKQPARDGFRIRREAVEHGIVCLTSMDTAEALVKVLELFTFSADPVGQTTKQTKEVFV, translated from the coding sequence ATGCCTAAACGGACAGACATTCATAAAATTCTCGTAATAGGATCTGGACCGATCATTATTGGTCAGGCAGCTGAATTTGATTATGCAGGTACACAAGCTTGCCATGCCCTTAAAGAAGAAGGCTATGAAGTTATCTTAATTAACTCTAATCCGGCTACGATTATGACTGACGAGTCTACAGCTGACAGAGTTTATATTGAACCTCTTACACTTGAGTTTGTCAGCCGCATAATTAGACAAGAACGGCCTGATGGTCTTCTCGCAACACTAGGTGGCCAAACGGGATTAAACATGGCAATGGAACTACATGAAAGCGGAATTTTAGAAGAGTATGATGTTGAAGTTCTAGGAACGAACCTTAAAGCAATACGTGAGGCTGAAGATCGGGAAGAGTTTCGTTCACTCATGAACCGGTTAAATGAACCGGTTCCAGAAAGCGATATTATTCATTCTGTAGAAGAAGCTCAATCGTTCGTACAACGTATCGGTTATCCAGTCATTGTGAGACCAGCTTATACACTAGGTGGAACAGGTGGAGGTCTCGTTTATGATCATGAGGACTTACTTGAAATTGTCTCAGGTGGTCTAGCTGCAAGTCCGGTTCACCAATGTCTCATCGAGAAAAGTATTGCAGGTTTTAAAGAAGTCGAATACGAGGTGATGCGTGATGGAAACGATCAGGCAATCGTCGTTTGTAATATGGAAAATGTTGATCCGGTTGGTATCCACACAGGTGACTCCATCGTTGTGGCTCCGAGTCAGACGTTAACAGATCGGGAATATCAAATTTTGCGCAATTCATCATTGAAAATCATTCGTGCTTTAGGGATTGAAGGTGGCTGTAATGTGCAATGTGCATTAGATCCCCACAGTGAGAATTACTATATTATTGAAGTTAATCCACGGGTTAGTCGCTCATCAGCACTTGCTTCTAAAGCAACAGGTTATCCCATTGCCAAATTATCAGCAAAAATTGCAGTAGGTTACCAGCTTGATGAATGTATCAATCCGATTACGAAAACGACGTACGCGAGCTTTGAGCCGGCACTGGATTATGTCGTGACAAAAATTCCCCGTTGGCCTTTTGATAAATTTGATGCAGCGAATCGAACATTAGGCACGCAAATGAAAGCAACTGGTGAAGTGATGGCTATCGGGCGAACATTTCCAGAATCGTTATTAAAAGCCATCCGTTCTACAGAGATGGATTTAACACACCTAGCTCACGTTAAAAAGAAAGGTCTAAATAAGGAAACCATCATTCCTCGTTTACAAAAAGCAGATGATGAGCGGATTCTTGACGTAGCAGAAGCCTTCCGATTAGGATTTTCATTAGAAGAAATTCACGATTTGACACAAATCGATCGCTACTTTTTATATCATATTGAAAAAATCATTGATTTAGAAAGAGAAATCGCTTCAACTGAATTAACGGAAGAAGCAGTATATAAAGCAAAGCGAGCTGGTTTTTCTAACGAAATAGTCGCTGACTTGGCGGGGATGACGTTAAATGAATTAGAAGAATTTTTAAGACGAGCATCTATTCGTCCAGTTTTCAAAATGGTGGATACGTGTGCAGCTGAGTTTGCATCAGCTACACCATACTATTACAGCACATACGAAGAGGAACAAGAATCTATTGTGACAAAGAAGCCTTCTATTCTTGTTCTTGGATCAGGGCCCATTCGTATTGGACAAGGTATCGAATTTGACTATGCCACCGTTCATACTGTTAAAGCGATTCAGGAAGCAGGTTATGAGGCAATTATTATTAATAATAATCCAGAAACGGTTTCCACTGATTTTGAAGTATCTGATAAATTGTACTTTGAACCGTTAACGAGTGAAGATGTGATGCACGTTATTAACCATGAGAAACCAAAGGGGGTTATCGTTCAATTCGGTGGGCAAACTGCTCTTAATTTGACTGCTTCCTTAGAAGAGAGAGGCGTAAATATATTAGGAACATCGTTAGAGAATATGGACGCGGCAGAAGACCGAGATAAATTTGAACAGAAATTAGGGGCTTTAGACATCCCGCAGCCACTTGGAAAAACGGCAACTTCAGTGGAAAAGGCTATAAGTATCGCAGATTCGATTGGTTATCCTGTATTAGTAAGACCCTCGTATGTTCTTGGTGGTAGGGCGATGGAAATCGTCTACAATGATCAAGATCTCCTAAGGTATATGGAAAGGGCAGTTAAAGTTAATGAGAAGCATCCTGTTTTAATTGATCGCTATTTGACTGGGAAAGAAATTGAAGTAGATGCAATTTCAGATGGAGAGACAGTGGTAGTTCCAGGGGTGATGGAGCATATCGAACGGGCAGGGGTGCATTCTGGAGACTCGATCGCTGTGTATCCAACACAAAATATCTCCGCAGAAATAAAACAGCAAATTGTTGATTATACTATTCGCTTAGCAAAAGGATTTCAAATAAAAGGTTTAATGAATATTCAATTTGTCATACATCATGACAAAGTATATGTTCTTGAAGTAAATCCACGTTCAAGCAGAACAGTGCCATTTTTAAGTAAAATTACTGAAATTAACATGGCTAACTTAGCTACAAAAGCTATCCTAGGAAAGTCTCTGAAAGAACAAGGTTTTGAAACGGGTGTATTACCAGAACCTGATCTTGTCTCTGTAAAAGTGCCTGTCTTTTCTTTTGCGAAACTACGAAGCGTCGATATTACTTTAGGGCCTGAAATGAAATCTACTGGTGAGGTTATGGGGAGAGATTATACACTTGAAAAAGCGCTCTATAAAGGGTTAGTGGCATCAGGTATGAAAATTCCAGCCCATGGTTCTGTCCTATTTACGCTTGCTGATAAAGATAAAGAAGAGGCAATGGTTTTGGCCCGTCGTTTCCATCGAATCGGCTATCATCTTTTAGCGACAGCAGGTACAGCGGAACGTATTCGTGAAGAAGGTATTCCGGTCACCGTGGTGGCTAAAATTGGTGAAGGGTCACCTGATATGCTTGATGTCATAAATGAGGGCAAAGCACAATTTATCGTCAATACATTGACAAAAGGAAAGCAACCTGCCCGAGATGGTTTCAGAATTCGTCGTGAGGCGGTAGAACATGGCATTGTCTGTCTAACATCAATGGATACAGCTGAAGCATTAGTCAAAGTACTGGAGTTGTTTACCTTTTCGGCTGATCCTGTGGGTCAGACGACAAAACAGACTAAGGAAGTGTTCGTATGA
- a CDS encoding ABC transporter ATP-binding protein: MDIFKRLKQFYWPYKRYFFLSIILLLFVSAFTVVYPIILQITIDDIVLEGNYQLVPYVAIGFFLITLLKSIAVYYHQFLGDLFGIQSVYELRNALYKKLQFLPFRYYDNARTGDLMSRLTADVEAFRFFLSFGFAQLINLAMLVGLSMGIMFYYSPLLAVVTLAALPFLIITVYRFDQKVHPAFSSIRKSLADMTTKAQENISGMTTVKSLSKENFEMGRFDEKNADYKDKFIYTSNIWARYFPFMELIGQICVVVLLAYGGWLVINGEIQPGVLVAFFSLIWYIIGPLMNLGFIINTFSQSKASGERLLQVLDEREDIFDKPEAIEKHSLKGHVVFEEVSHRYGKEEDLALKEVSFEALPGQTIGLIGATGSGKTSITQLIARFYEPDRGCITLDGLPISNYTLKTLRKNIGVVLQESFLFSSSVKDNISYGNPSATMAEIIDAAKRADAHEFIETLPQGYDTVLGERGGGLSGGQKQRIAIARAICVNPSILILDDATSAVDMETEAKIQRAFREVMKGRTTFIIAHRISSLMHADDILVLDEGRIVERGTHEQLLQITDGNYRRIYEIQFRDRKQFLEEAK, translated from the coding sequence ATGGACATATTTAAACGATTGAAGCAATTTTATTGGCCTTATAAACGTTACTTTTTCTTGTCAATTATTCTCCTTTTATTCGTAAGCGCTTTTACGGTGGTTTATCCGATCATTCTTCAAATTACTATTGATGACATCGTACTAGAAGGAAACTATCAGTTAGTCCCTTACGTAGCCATTGGTTTTTTCTTAATTACGTTACTTAAATCGATAGCGGTATATTACCACCAATTTTTAGGTGATTTATTTGGTATTCAATCTGTTTATGAATTGCGAAATGCTTTATACAAGAAACTACAGTTTTTACCGTTCCGTTATTATGATAATGCCAGAACGGGAGACTTAATGTCACGGCTCACAGCAGATGTGGAAGCGTTTCGATTTTTCTTATCATTTGGGTTTGCTCAATTAATTAACTTAGCAATGCTTGTTGGACTAAGCATGGGTATCATGTTTTATTACAGCCCTTTGCTCGCTGTCGTAACATTAGCTGCTTTACCCTTCTTAATTATAACGGTTTATCGGTTTGATCAAAAAGTTCATCCGGCATTTTCGAGTATTAGAAAATCTCTCGCAGATATGACGACAAAGGCGCAAGAGAATATAAGTGGTATGACAACCGTTAAGTCTTTGTCAAAAGAGAATTTTGAAATGGGAAGATTTGATGAAAAAAATGCTGATTACAAGGATAAATTCATTTATACATCTAACATTTGGGCAAGATATTTTCCATTCATGGAGCTTATCGGACAGATTTGTGTCGTTGTGTTACTAGCCTATGGGGGTTGGCTTGTTATAAATGGAGAGATTCAGCCTGGCGTGCTCGTAGCATTCTTCAGTCTTATTTGGTATATTATTGGTCCTCTTATGAACTTGGGGTTTATTATTAATACGTTTTCTCAATCGAAAGCATCAGGGGAGAGGCTCCTACAAGTATTAGATGAACGGGAGGATATTTTTGACAAGCCAGAAGCGATTGAAAAACACAGTCTAAAAGGCCATGTTGTGTTTGAAGAGGTTAGTCATCGATATGGTAAAGAGGAAGATCTCGCGCTAAAAGAAGTGTCTTTTGAGGCGTTGCCTGGACAAACAATAGGATTGATCGGGGCGACAGGATCAGGGAAAACGTCGATAACCCAGTTAATAGCACGCTTCTACGAACCAGATCGCGGATGCATTACACTTGATGGATTGCCAATTTCTAATTATACATTAAAAACGTTACGCAAAAATATTGGTGTTGTGTTACAAGAATCATTTTTATTTTCTTCCTCGGTAAAAGATAACATTTCATATGGGAATCCGAGTGCCACAATGGCAGAAATCATTGATGCGGCCAAACGGGCAGATGCCCATGAGTTTATTGAGACATTGCCCCAAGGTTATGACACTGTTCTTGGGGAACGAGGAGGTGGGCTTTCCGGTGGTCAGAAACAAAGAATTGCCATTGCGAGAGCTATATGTGTTAATCCGAGTATTTTAATTTTAGATGATGCGACGAGTGCTGTAGATATGGAGACAGAGGCTAAAATACAGAGAGCTTTCCGGGAAGTTATGAAAGGAAGAACGACATTTATTATCGCTCATCGTATTTCATCACTTATGCATGCTGATGATATTCTTGTACTTGATGAAGGAAGAATTGTGGAGAGAGGAACGCACGAGCAACTGTTACAAATCACAGATGGCAACTATCGGCGAATTTATGAGATTCAATTTAGAGATCGAAAGCAATTTTTAGAGGAAGCGAAGTAG
- the pyrF gene encoding orotidine-5'-phosphate decarboxylase, whose amino-acid sequence MQQYPLIVALDFPSGHEALHFLSYFKNRQLTVKVGMELFYREGPDFVLSLKEKGHAIFLDLKLHDIPTTVERAMRQIGALGVDMVNVHALGGKEMMKAAVKGLQDSVKDGGEMPLCVAVTHLTSTSETMMQHEIGLEAPLHNHILHLCQQVDEAGLNGVVCSAEDVKMIKQSYPNLYTVTPGIRRTTDVVHDQVRIMTPSEAAMAGSDAIVVGRGITRAPQPLEAYHLYEKDWRSSHVSE is encoded by the coding sequence ATGCAACAGTATCCCCTCATAGTGGCATTAGATTTTCCATCTGGCCATGAGGCACTTCACTTTCTTTCTTATTTTAAAAATCGCCAGCTGACTGTTAAAGTAGGAATGGAACTCTTCTATAGGGAAGGACCTGATTTCGTCCTTTCATTAAAAGAAAAAGGACATGCAATTTTTTTAGATCTAAAGTTACATGATATCCCTACAACGGTAGAGAGAGCGATGAGACAAATTGGCGCTCTTGGAGTAGACATGGTTAATGTTCACGCACTAGGCGGCAAAGAGATGATGAAGGCTGCGGTGAAAGGGTTACAAGATAGTGTGAAAGATGGAGGAGAAATGCCTCTATGTGTGGCTGTAACACACTTGACGAGTACATCTGAAACTATGATGCAACATGAAATAGGCCTTGAAGCACCGTTGCACAACCATATTCTCCACTTATGTCAACAAGTAGATGAAGCAGGACTTAATGGCGTTGTATGTTCAGCTGAAGATGTGAAAATGATTAAACAATCCTATCCAAACCTTTATACTGTTACCCCTGGTATTAGACGAACAACAGATGTGGTTCACGATCAAGTCAGAATTATGACACCGAGTGAAGCGGCAATGGCAGGCAGTGATGCCATTGTGGTTGGAAGAGGAATTACGAGAGCTCCTCAACCGCTTGAAGCATATCATTTATACGAAAAGGACTGGAGGTCATCTCATGTTAGCGAATGA
- a CDS encoding dihydroorotate dehydrogenase electron transfer subunit, with protein MIVEDMSIIEQSLRAPGIYEMTLYGESVNMMTTPGQFLHIKVEEGISPLLRRPISICDVNLEKKELSIIYRVEGKGTTLLSRKKPGDVVNVLGPLGKGFPIRDEEKGKTALLIGGGVGIPPLYYLAKKLVEAGIKVETVLGFRTAHDIFLEEEFALLGNLHISTEDGSKGTKGFVTTILEQSSFRYDTFYSCGPLPMLRAVEAATVTPGYVSLEERMGCGVGACLACVCATVHAKEGSKDYRKVCSDGPVFRAGEVVL; from the coding sequence ATGATTGTAGAAGATATGTCGATAATTGAGCAATCTTTACGGGCACCGGGGATATACGAAATGACATTGTATGGGGAGTCGGTCAACATGATGACCACTCCCGGTCAGTTTCTTCATATAAAAGTTGAAGAGGGAATAAGTCCTTTACTTCGAAGACCAATAAGTATTTGTGATGTGAACTTAGAAAAAAAAGAGCTTTCCATTATTTATCGCGTAGAAGGAAAAGGGACGACTTTGCTTTCACGTAAGAAACCTGGCGATGTTGTTAACGTTCTCGGGCCTCTCGGCAAAGGATTTCCAATCCGTGACGAAGAGAAAGGTAAAACAGCTCTGCTCATTGGTGGTGGTGTGGGGATCCCACCTTTATATTATTTGGCTAAAAAACTAGTTGAAGCAGGGATTAAGGTGGAAACGGTCCTTGGTTTCAGAACAGCCCACGATATTTTTCTTGAAGAAGAATTCGCTTTGCTTGGTAACCTACACATCTCTACAGAAGATGGTTCTAAGGGGACGAAAGGGTTCGTGACAACGATTCTTGAGCAATCTTCTTTTCGTTATGATACTTTTTATAGTTGTGGCCCCTTACCTATGCTTAGAGCTGTGGAAGCTGCTACAGTGACACCTGGGTACGTATCGTTAGAAGAACGAATGGGTTGTGGAGTGGGAGCGTGTTTAGCGTGTGTATGTGCTACTGTACATGCGAAAGAAGGAAGTAAAGATTACCGGAAAGTTTGTAGCGACGGACCTGTTTTTAGAGCGGGAGAGGTGGTATTATGA